The Nitrospira sp. genome includes a region encoding these proteins:
- the dnaA gene encoding chromosomal replication initiator protein DnaA, which yields MSIEIEWDEALEYIQQKVPKQVFDTWFLPVQFDRVENSTVYIGVPNKFFGEWLDTHYGALLAEAVATAGAGEPLTVAFIVREKTAPAQEELPLATQGGRVQAQVKPRRGILLNPKYTFRNFVVGAGNQFAHAACMAVAEQPGQTYNPLFIYGGVGLGKTHLLNAIGNHVAEQRDLRIAYLTTEQFTNEVINSIRYDKMMDLRKRYRHIDMLMIDDIQFLVGKERTQEEFFHTFNALYEGHKQIVLSSDRFPKDMPDIEERLRSRFEWGLIADLQPPDVETRIAILRKKSEDEGVKLPEDVIQFLSTTMKSNIRELEGSLVRLGAYASLTGQVISLDLAKNVLRDIIGDKKKVVAMDDIQEAVCAQFHVKLAELKSRRRSKTLVHPRQIAMYLCRELTDASYPEIGRQFGGKDHTTIIHACRQVAKAKEADTGLQTTIESLKEQILRS from the coding sequence ATGAGTATAGAGATTGAGTGGGATGAAGCGCTTGAATATATTCAACAAAAGGTACCCAAACAGGTCTTTGACACCTGGTTCCTACCAGTGCAATTCGATAGGGTTGAAAATTCTACTGTGTACATTGGGGTACCCAATAAATTCTTTGGGGAGTGGTTAGATACGCACTATGGAGCCCTCCTGGCTGAAGCTGTGGCGACTGCTGGTGCGGGTGAACCGCTGACCGTGGCATTTATCGTACGCGAGAAAACGGCTCCGGCTCAGGAGGAGCTGCCGCTCGCGACACAAGGGGGAAGGGTTCAAGCGCAAGTAAAACCACGGCGTGGGATTCTCCTCAACCCGAAATATACGTTCCGAAACTTTGTTGTTGGGGCTGGAAATCAGTTTGCCCATGCGGCCTGTATGGCGGTAGCAGAACAGCCGGGTCAAACCTACAACCCCTTATTTATTTACGGAGGGGTTGGGCTCGGGAAGACACATCTCTTGAACGCGATCGGGAATCATGTCGCCGAACAGAGGGATCTTCGAATTGCATACCTGACGACCGAACAATTCACGAACGAGGTGATTAACTCCATCCGCTACGACAAGATGATGGATCTCCGAAAGCGCTACCGACATATCGACATGCTCATGATCGATGATATCCAATTTCTTGTCGGGAAGGAACGGACGCAAGAAGAGTTTTTTCATACGTTCAATGCTCTCTATGAGGGCCATAAACAGATTGTTCTGTCGAGCGATCGGTTTCCGAAGGACATGCCTGATATCGAGGAACGGTTACGGTCTCGGTTTGAGTGGGGGCTGATTGCAGACTTGCAACCCCCGGACGTCGAGACACGGATCGCCATCCTGAGGAAAAAATCCGAGGATGAAGGAGTCAAATTACCGGAAGATGTGATCCAGTTTCTGTCGACCACCATGAAGAGCAATATTCGAGAATTGGAGGGAAGTCTCGTTCGACTGGGGGCCTATGCGTCTCTCACCGGGCAAGTCATTAGCCTCGATCTTGCGAAAAATGTCCTGAGGGATATCATCGGAGATAAGAAAAAGGTTGTCGCAATGGACGACATCCAGGAAGCCGTCTGTGCCCAATTTCATGTCAAGCTCGCGGAACTGAAGTCCCGCCGCCGAAGCAAGACTCTCGTGCATCCTCGACAGATTGCGATGTATCTCTGTCGAGAGCTGACAGATGCCTCGTATCCAGAGATTGGCCGCCAATTCGGTGGGAAAGACCATACGACCATCATTCACGCGTGCCGCCAAGTGGCGAAAGCCAAGGAGGCCGATACAGGATTGCAGACGACGATCGAATCACTAAAGGAACAGATTCTTCGCAGTTAG
- a CDS encoding DsrE family protein encodes MKQKIGFLLALPPAHPSSAVVIGLAQAALDANHEVYLYLIDEGVKNMTSQSYRNLARGGVRMFVCAYGCQQHHVSTTDVEKEFTLCGLVVLSGLIDACKPFISFT; translated from the coding sequence GTGAAACAGAAAATTGGGTTCCTTCTAGCCCTTCCCCCTGCACATCCAAGTTCCGCGGTAGTTATTGGACTTGCTCAGGCAGCACTAGACGCCAATCATGAGGTGTATCTCTACCTCATTGATGAGGGGGTTAAAAATATGACGTCTCAGTCATATCGCAATCTTGCCCGTGGAGGGGTTCGCATGTTTGTGTGCGCATATGGCTGTCAGCAGCATCATGTTTCAACTACAGATGTTGAGAAAGAATTTACCCTTTGTGGGCTGGTTGTTCTATCTGGACTGATTGATGCCTGTAAGCCGTTCATTTCTTTTACATAA
- a CDS encoding response regulator transcription factor: MRILLVEDDADLAQFIRKGMKEEQYAIDVANDGEAGLALALDNPYDLVILDIMLPKLDGLTVCRRIRDKGISTPVLLLTARNTVETKVSGYDTGADQFLEKPFAFVELLARVRALLRRGSSQQLAQLQAADLRLDPASHRVWRAGQEIALTNKEYALLEFLLRNKNRVLTRTAIIEHVWDISYDPMTNIVDAHIRALRAKIDRDYSPPLIATVRGAGYMLEEPGTST, translated from the coding sequence ATGAGAATTCTGCTGGTTGAAGATGATGCGGATCTGGCTCAGTTCATTCGAAAAGGAATGAAAGAAGAGCAGTACGCAATCGATGTAGCCAACGACGGCGAAGCGGGCTTGGCCCTGGCGCTGGACAACCCCTACGATCTGGTGATTCTCGACATCATGCTGCCCAAGTTGGACGGCCTGACAGTCTGCCGCCGTATCCGAGACAAGGGTATCTCCACCCCCGTGCTCCTGTTGACAGCACGGAACACCGTTGAAACCAAGGTTTCTGGCTATGATACGGGTGCAGATCAGTTTTTGGAGAAACCGTTCGCATTCGTGGAATTGCTCGCCAGGGTTCGAGCCCTCTTACGGCGAGGCAGCTCTCAGCAACTTGCCCAGCTTCAAGCAGCCGATCTTCGATTAGACCCAGCTTCTCACCGTGTCTGGCGCGCCGGTCAAGAAATCGCGCTCACTAATAAGGAGTACGCTCTCCTTGAGTTTCTGCTGCGGAACAAAAACCGCGTACTCACGCGTACGGCGATCATCGAGCATGTGTGGGATATCAGTTACGACCCGATGACGAATATCGTCGATGCCCATATCCGCGCCCTCCGTGCCAAGATTGATCGAGACTATTCCCCTCCCTTGATCGCTACGGTTCGCGGCGCGGGGTACATGCTTGAAGAGCCGGGCACCTCTACATGA
- the smpB gene encoding SsrA-binding protein SmpB, whose translation MAKDTEDHQKVVATNRKAYHDYFIEEKFEAGIVLKGTEVKSLRDRRVNLQDSYAGAKDGEIFLYHCHISPYSHGNIMNHDPMRTRKLLLHRKEINKLLGKTQQKGLTLIPLRIYFSERGQAKVELGLAKGKKQHDRRDSIKAREAGREVERAIKERK comes from the coding sequence ATGGCGAAAGATACGGAAGATCATCAAAAGGTCGTGGCCACCAATCGGAAGGCCTACCACGACTACTTCATCGAAGAAAAATTCGAGGCCGGGATCGTGCTCAAAGGCACGGAGGTGAAATCACTTCGGGACCGGCGAGTGAACTTGCAAGACAGTTATGCGGGTGCCAAAGACGGCGAGATCTTTCTCTATCATTGCCACATCAGTCCCTATAGTCACGGCAACATCATGAATCATGACCCGATGAGGACTCGAAAGCTCCTTCTCCATCGGAAGGAGATCAACAAGCTTCTTGGGAAGACTCAGCAGAAAGGGCTTACGCTGATTCCTCTTCGAATCTATTTCTCAGAACGAGGCCAGGCGAAAGTCGAACTCGGACTGGCGAAGGGGAAGAAGCAACATGATCGCCGCGACTCCATCAAAGCTCGTGAAGCAGGACGGGAAGTTGAACGGGCGATCAAAGAAAGAAAGTAA
- the gyrA gene encoding DNA gyrase subunit A, with protein MPSDERLGHIAIEDEMKSSYLDYAMSVIVGRALPDVRDGLKPVHRRILFGMSEMGLASNRAYRKSAKIVGEIMGNYHPHGDSAIYDTLVRMAQDFNMRYPLVDGQGNYGSMDGDSPAAMRYTEARMTKLAEEMLADIDKETVDFGPNYDESRQEPLVLPTRVPNLLVNGAGGIAVGYATNIPTHNVGEIIDGLLLLLENPDVTIAQLMQKIPGPDFPTAGFIYGMGGIKEAYETGRGLLTLRAKVVVETDERTERERLIVTEIPYQVNKAKLIEKIAELIQDDRIKGISDLRDESSDREGVRVVIELKRNEIPLVVLNNLYKHTQLETTFGVIMLALVNNRPEILNLKQILHHFLEHRREVVVRRTAFELRKAEERAHILEGLKIALDHLDAVIALIRRSQSPDEARAGLMREFGLTEIQANAILDMRLQRLTQLERTKLIEEYQDVLKQIEYLKSVLASESLVRTIIKNELTEIRETYKDDRRTQIVKEEAEISLEDLIAAEEVIVTISHSGYIKRNAVSLYRAQRRGGKGKIGMGIKDEDFVETLFAASTHDSLLFFTDAGKVYWLKVHEIPEASRSAKGKALVNLLALAGSEKVTATLPVKEFRGDRYIVMATKKGIIKKTELSAFSNPRQGGIIALGLEGGDKLIGVQLTDGQREILLGTRQGITIRFKEEEVRPMGRMAHGVKGITLEEGNEVIGMETMTPDSTTSILTVTEGGYGKRTPVGEYRVQGRGGKGIISVKTTERNGLAVGFLQVRDDDQIMLMAAQGKVLRCKVDDIREIGRNTQGVRILDLDGEGDRVVAVARLAEAAEREDAISEDAPES; from the coding sequence ATGCCGTCTGATGAGAGATTAGGTCATATCGCGATCGAAGACGAGATGAAGTCGTCCTACCTTGATTATGCCATGAGCGTGATCGTGGGGCGAGCATTGCCGGACGTCCGTGATGGGTTGAAGCCGGTCCACCGCCGGATTCTCTTCGGTATGAGCGAAATGGGCTTGGCCTCCAATCGAGCCTACCGAAAATCCGCCAAGATCGTCGGCGAAATCATGGGGAACTATCATCCCCATGGCGATTCGGCAATCTACGACACCCTCGTACGGATGGCGCAGGATTTCAACATGCGGTATCCCCTCGTGGACGGCCAGGGCAACTACGGGTCGATGGACGGGGACTCACCGGCGGCCATGCGGTACACCGAAGCCCGTATGACGAAGCTAGCCGAGGAAATGTTGGCCGATATCGACAAGGAGACTGTTGATTTCGGTCCTAACTATGACGAGTCACGACAAGAACCTCTGGTGCTTCCGACCAGAGTGCCGAATCTCCTGGTCAATGGAGCGGGTGGCATTGCCGTCGGCTACGCAACTAATATTCCCACACACAATGTCGGGGAAATCATCGATGGATTGCTCCTCTTGCTGGAGAATCCCGATGTGACGATCGCTCAGCTGATGCAGAAGATCCCTGGGCCAGACTTTCCCACGGCCGGCTTCATCTATGGCATGGGCGGGATTAAAGAAGCCTATGAGACCGGACGCGGTCTCCTGACACTGCGAGCAAAAGTCGTGGTCGAGACCGATGAACGCACTGAGCGGGAACGGCTCATCGTCACAGAGATTCCCTATCAGGTTAACAAGGCCAAACTGATCGAAAAAATAGCGGAGTTGATCCAAGATGATCGCATCAAGGGCATCTCAGACCTAAGAGACGAATCGTCGGATCGAGAAGGCGTGCGGGTGGTCATTGAGCTCAAACGGAACGAAATTCCCCTGGTGGTATTGAATAATCTCTACAAGCACACCCAGCTTGAGACCACTTTCGGCGTCATCATGTTGGCGCTGGTCAATAATCGTCCCGAGATCCTCAACCTCAAGCAGATCCTCCATCATTTCCTCGAGCATCGACGTGAAGTCGTGGTACGGCGAACCGCTTTCGAACTCAGAAAAGCAGAGGAGCGGGCGCATATTCTGGAAGGACTCAAGATCGCACTCGATCACCTGGATGCCGTCATCGCCCTCATCAGACGGTCGCAATCGCCTGACGAAGCCCGGGCGGGGTTAATGAGGGAATTTGGCCTGACGGAGATCCAAGCCAATGCCATTCTCGACATGAGGCTCCAGCGCTTGACGCAGCTGGAGCGGACCAAACTCATCGAAGAATATCAGGACGTGCTCAAGCAGATTGAATACCTGAAGTCCGTGCTGGCCAGCGAGTCATTGGTGCGCACCATCATCAAGAATGAGCTGACTGAGATCCGTGAAACGTACAAAGATGACCGCCGGACCCAGATCGTCAAGGAAGAAGCCGAGATCAGCCTGGAAGACCTGATTGCAGCGGAAGAAGTGATCGTGACGATCTCTCATTCTGGCTACATTAAGCGGAATGCCGTGTCTCTCTACCGGGCTCAACGACGTGGTGGGAAGGGCAAGATCGGCATGGGCATCAAGGACGAGGATTTCGTCGAGACGCTCTTTGCCGCCTCCACCCACGATTCGTTGCTGTTCTTTACCGACGCGGGGAAAGTCTATTGGCTGAAGGTCCATGAGATTCCCGAGGCCAGCCGGTCGGCGAAAGGAAAGGCACTCGTCAATCTCCTTGCGTTAGCCGGGAGTGAAAAGGTGACCGCGACCTTGCCGGTCAAAGAGTTTCGTGGTGACCGCTATATCGTGATGGCCACGAAAAAAGGAATCATCAAAAAGACGGAATTGTCCGCGTTCAGCAACCCCAGGCAGGGCGGGATCATTGCGTTGGGACTCGAAGGTGGGGATAAATTGATCGGGGTCCAACTGACCGATGGACAGCGTGAGATCCTGCTTGGGACACGACAAGGCATTACGATTCGATTCAAGGAAGAAGAAGTGAGGCCGATGGGTCGGATGGCCCATGGTGTGAAGGGGATCACGCTCGAGGAAGGCAACGAAGTCATCGGGATGGAAACCATGACGCCGGACTCAACCACCTCGATCTTGACCGTGACGGAAGGCGGTTACGGCAAGCGCACACCCGTGGGCGAATATCGGGTGCAAGGTCGTGGCGGAAAGGGCATTATCAGTGTCAAGACGACGGAGCGGAATGGGTTGGCCGTGGGATTCCTTCAAGTACGAGACGACGATCAGATCATGCTGATGGCTGCGCAGGGGAAAGTGCTGCGTTGCAAAGTCGACGACATCCGTGAAATCGGCCGGAATACCCAGGGCGTTCGGATTCTCGATCTCGATGGCGAGGGAGACCGAGTTGTCGCAGTGGCCAGATTGGCGGAGGCCGCTGAGCGGGAGGATGCCATCTCAGAGGACGCCCCGGAGAGCTAA
- a CDS encoding histidine--tRNA ligase, whose protein sequence is MIKGIKGVKDLLPEETPRWRFIEESARRWATRYGFHEIRIPIFEVTTLFARSIGASTDIVEKEMYTFPDRDGTSLTLRPEGTAGTVRAYLEHNRAAIPVPQKYFYTGPMFRHERPQAGRLRQFHQFGVESYGMADPRADVEVIALLWHMLHELGLPGLTLEINNLGQAADRETYRPLLVSYLTQHDAKLCGNCKHRIDANPLRVLDCKVPECRIITEQAPRLSESLSETARSYFAQVLAGLDLIRIPYSLNHRLVRGLDYYNLTTFEVTGTNLGAQNAVGAGGRYDGLVETLGGASTPAVGFAVGLERIAMLLPDSQKSHIPAEKTVYVAGFGNKGSVAGLTALEELRTFGIPAVSDFRATTLKAHLRQADRLGCQFTLLLGDDEAIKGVALLRNMDSKSQHDILLSSLPSQIQSLLRPS, encoded by the coding sequence GTGATCAAAGGGATCAAAGGCGTCAAGGACCTGTTGCCGGAAGAGACCCCCCGCTGGCGATTCATCGAAGAATCCGCCAGACGATGGGCTACCCGATATGGATTTCACGAAATTCGTATTCCAATCTTTGAGGTGACTACCTTATTTGCACGGAGCATCGGGGCATCCACAGATATCGTCGAGAAAGAAATGTACACGTTCCCGGATCGAGACGGCACCTCATTGACCCTCCGCCCAGAGGGGACTGCCGGCACCGTCCGGGCCTATCTCGAGCACAATCGTGCCGCTATCCCGGTACCTCAAAAATATTTCTATACTGGGCCGATGTTTCGTCACGAGCGTCCGCAGGCCGGCCGGCTGAGGCAGTTTCATCAATTCGGTGTGGAATCGTACGGCATGGCGGATCCCCGCGCCGACGTCGAAGTGATTGCCCTCTTATGGCATATGCTCCATGAGCTGGGCCTTCCTGGCCTCACCCTCGAAATCAATAACCTCGGCCAGGCAGCCGATCGAGAGACCTATCGCCCCTTACTGGTCAGCTACCTCACACAACACGACGCTAAGTTGTGTGGTAATTGCAAACACCGCATCGACGCTAACCCGCTTCGAGTCCTGGATTGCAAGGTTCCTGAGTGCCGAATCATTACGGAGCAGGCACCTCGTCTTTCCGAATCTCTGTCGGAGACCGCCCGTTCCTACTTTGCTCAAGTGTTAGCCGGTCTTGATCTCATCCGCATACCTTACTCCTTAAACCACCGGCTTGTCCGAGGTCTCGATTACTACAATCTCACAACGTTTGAAGTGACCGGGACAAACCTTGGAGCTCAGAACGCGGTTGGGGCGGGAGGGCGATACGATGGGCTCGTGGAAACACTTGGAGGTGCCTCGACTCCAGCCGTCGGTTTTGCTGTTGGGCTGGAGCGTATAGCCATGTTGTTACCAGACTCTCAGAAATCTCACATTCCTGCAGAGAAGACTGTCTATGTTGCTGGTTTCGGAAATAAAGGTTCGGTGGCCGGACTTACCGCTCTTGAAGAACTTCGCACCTTTGGCATACCTGCTGTCTCTGATTTTCGGGCGACAACATTGAAAGCGCACCTTCGCCAAGCCGATCGGCTTGGCTGTCAATTTACACTCTTACTCGGCGACGATGAGGCTATAAAGGGAGTGGCGTTGCTCCGAAATATGGACTCCAAGAGTCAGCATGATATTCTGTTGTCATCTCTTCCCAGCCAGATACAGTCTCTTCTCAGGCCTTCTTGA
- a CDS encoding DUF721 domain-containing protein, whose product MARPGTLDSFGTILSGLSKRLGLESRLVELRLQHRWHEIVGEPMASHTWPSQIRFKKLYLIVRNSVWLQQLTFLKPALVTKLHAEVGPELVTDIVGRVGELPGDLETPPVDLSPDIRSVQSEGSWAEVVTHTTTIHDPSLRERFREVISRYPVQALPQPAKGPSRAP is encoded by the coding sequence ATGGCTCGCCCAGGCACTCTTGATTCCTTCGGCACTATTTTGTCCGGGCTCTCCAAACGACTTGGCCTTGAATCGAGACTGGTGGAACTGCGCCTGCAACATCGGTGGCATGAGATCGTTGGTGAGCCCATGGCGTCCCACACCTGGCCGTCCCAGATTCGCTTCAAAAAGCTCTATTTGATCGTCAGGAACTCCGTTTGGCTTCAACAATTGACCTTCCTCAAACCGGCTCTCGTGACAAAACTTCATGCGGAGGTAGGTCCTGAGCTCGTGACAGACATCGTCGGTCGCGTCGGAGAGCTTCCGGGTGATCTGGAGACACCTCCTGTTGATCTCAGTCCAGATATCCGATCGGTGCAGTCCGAGGGTTCATGGGCTGAGGTCGTCACACATACCACGACCATTCACGACCCCTCTCTTCGTGAACGATTTAGAGAGGTGATATCGCGATACCCGGTTCAGGCTCTGCCTCAACCGGCAAAGGGTCCGTCACGCGCCCCTTGA
- the dnaN gene encoding DNA polymerase III subunit beta — protein sequence MKVRIGRDELLTGLQRVQGVVEKRNTMPILSNILLEAKQDGVEIVATDLELGMRGLYKATVLSTGGVTISARKLFEIVKELPAGDIELTATDNNWTTIQAGRGQFKVVGLPSSDYPALPAIEREGLMPLAGDGLLELIRKTLFAAGDNDARYILNGLLVTLIVTEKKTTLRLVGTDGHRLAVAEQDVGKAGAKSTGIPQEMKAIIPKKAAHEIRHLLEEGGDGEPLIGFSKNLMIFRKSGLLLTSRLMEGSYPNYQQVIPKDGGKNISVNRTELESALRRVSVLSKDKASAVKLSFGPGKMTLFSASPDFGEATEELPARYEGESLTTGFNARYLLDVFSVMEGETIALQMETPLSPCLIQEPESPGFKCVVMPVKI from the coding sequence ATGAAAGTACGGATCGGACGAGACGAGTTGTTGACGGGGCTTCAGCGTGTGCAAGGCGTCGTGGAAAAACGCAACACCATGCCCATTCTGTCGAATATCCTGTTGGAAGCCAAGCAGGATGGAGTCGAGATCGTCGCGACAGACCTTGAGCTGGGGATGAGAGGTTTGTATAAGGCAACGGTCCTGTCCACAGGAGGGGTCACTATCTCCGCCAGAAAGCTCTTTGAAATTGTGAAAGAGTTGCCGGCCGGTGACATCGAGTTGACGGCGACGGACAATAACTGGACGACGATTCAGGCCGGGAGGGGCCAATTTAAAGTCGTGGGCCTCCCCAGTTCCGATTATCCGGCGTTGCCCGCGATCGAACGAGAGGGGCTCATGCCGTTAGCTGGGGACGGGCTTCTCGAATTGATTCGGAAGACCCTCTTTGCCGCCGGAGACAATGATGCTCGGTACATTCTGAACGGACTCTTGGTCACCTTGATTGTGACGGAAAAGAAGACGACCCTCCGATTAGTCGGCACAGACGGCCACCGTCTGGCGGTTGCGGAACAGGATGTCGGCAAAGCTGGGGCCAAGTCGACGGGCATTCCTCAGGAAATGAAAGCGATCATTCCCAAAAAGGCCGCTCACGAGATTCGGCACCTCTTAGAGGAAGGAGGAGATGGCGAACCGCTCATCGGGTTTTCGAAGAATCTCATGATCTTTCGGAAGAGCGGCCTCCTCCTGACGTCAAGGCTGATGGAGGGGAGCTATCCGAACTACCAACAAGTCATCCCAAAAGACGGGGGCAAGAACATCAGTGTCAATCGGACGGAGTTGGAAAGTGCCCTGCGACGTGTGTCCGTACTGTCGAAAGACAAGGCCAGCGCAGTCAAGCTTTCCTTTGGGCCCGGCAAGATGACGCTATTTTCTGCCAGCCCGGACTTCGGCGAAGCAACAGAAGAATTGCCGGCTCGCTACGAGGGAGAAAGTCTGACAACCGGCTTCAACGCCCGGTACCTTCTGGATGTCTTCAGTGTGATGGAGGGTGAAACGATTGCTCTCCAGATGGAGACCCCGCTGAGCCCATGTCTGATCCAGGAGCCGGAGAGCCCTGGTTTTAAGTGTGTTGTCATGCCGGTGAAGATTTAG
- the gyrB gene encoding DNA topoisomerase (ATP-hydrolyzing) subunit B, whose product MATEEQSPTKSDSYSADQIKVLEGLDAVRKRPAMYIGSTGVDGLHHLVYEVVDNSVDEHMAGFGEAIEVTIHIDGSVTVIDNGRGIPTGMHPTQKKSAAEVALTVLHAGGKFEQGAYTVSGGLHGVGISVVNALSEWLELEIWQDAQVFEQRYERGKPSAPLNATGKTKRRGTKVRFKPDGQVFETLEFSFDVLAQRLRELAFLNKGLAITLRDERKEPAKEQVFLYKGGIVSFVEHLNEAKTPLHKPIYVKVEKPEMILEVALQYNDSYAENLFSFANNINTKEGGTHLVGFKAALTRTINNYANANDLLKKETESLTGDDVREGLTSVVSVKVRNPQFEGQTKAKLGNSEVKGVVEAAVNEALGNYFEENPPVARKIIGKAVDAARAREAARKAKDLIRRKSALDGGSLPGKLADCSEKDPALSELYIVEGDSAGGSAKQGRDRKFQAILPLKGKILNVEKARFDKMLSSDEIRTLIMALGTGIGRKREEGDKSEKDAFDIAKARYHKIILMTDADVDGSHIRTLLLTFFFRQMPELIERGYIYIAQPPLFKVKKGKTERYLKDEGLLNEYLADLAVEDVELYMEGAQTYVTGRRLLPILKKMIAFETLLGRLNKKSHEAAILRVFVDEPGLDRERLKDRAALQRSVENITQSLAVVFPNMTPTFDILVDEEHQSNKVVCRLHMSGVTHELEVTHDLVGSADFRELQKLTPSAIGLGRAPYKLKAKGQEKPYQSTDELVKAILDMGKQGLSIQRYKGLGEMNPGQLWETTMNPEIRTLLRVTLEDLTGVDEIFTILMGDEVEPRRNFIQTHALEVRNLDV is encoded by the coding sequence ATGGCCACAGAAGAACAGTCTCCGACCAAGTCTGATAGTTACAGTGCCGATCAAATTAAAGTCCTTGAAGGGCTTGATGCCGTCCGGAAACGACCCGCAATGTACATTGGGAGTACCGGAGTCGACGGATTGCATCATCTCGTCTATGAGGTCGTCGACAACAGTGTCGACGAACATATGGCGGGCTTCGGTGAAGCCATCGAGGTCACGATCCATATCGACGGAAGCGTGACGGTCATCGACAATGGGCGAGGCATTCCTACAGGGATGCATCCGACCCAAAAGAAGTCTGCGGCAGAAGTTGCGCTCACCGTGCTCCATGCGGGGGGCAAGTTCGAACAGGGTGCCTACACCGTCTCCGGCGGATTGCACGGAGTCGGTATCTCCGTGGTCAATGCCTTGTCAGAGTGGCTGGAACTGGAAATCTGGCAAGACGCCCAAGTGTTCGAACAGCGATACGAACGAGGGAAACCCAGTGCACCGCTCAATGCAACAGGCAAGACCAAACGCCGAGGGACCAAGGTTCGGTTTAAGCCGGATGGCCAAGTCTTTGAAACGCTGGAGTTCAGCTTCGACGTATTAGCCCAACGGTTGCGGGAACTGGCCTTTTTGAACAAGGGCCTGGCCATTACCCTTCGAGATGAGCGGAAAGAGCCGGCGAAAGAGCAGGTGTTCTTATACAAGGGCGGCATCGTGTCCTTTGTCGAACATCTCAATGAAGCCAAAACACCGCTGCACAAACCGATCTACGTCAAAGTCGAGAAGCCGGAAATGATCCTGGAGGTAGCGCTCCAGTACAACGACAGCTACGCGGAGAACCTCTTTTCCTTCGCGAACAACATCAATACCAAAGAAGGTGGCACGCACTTAGTCGGGTTCAAAGCCGCTCTCACTCGGACGATCAACAATTACGCCAATGCCAACGACCTGCTGAAGAAAGAAACTGAATCGCTGACCGGTGACGATGTACGGGAGGGACTGACCTCGGTCGTCAGTGTCAAGGTGCGCAATCCGCAGTTTGAAGGGCAGACGAAAGCCAAGTTAGGAAACAGCGAGGTGAAGGGCGTGGTCGAGGCCGCGGTCAATGAGGCCTTGGGCAATTATTTTGAGGAAAATCCCCCGGTCGCCAGAAAGATCATTGGCAAAGCGGTGGATGCAGCGCGCGCGCGCGAAGCGGCGCGGAAAGCTAAGGATCTGATCCGGCGTAAGAGCGCCCTGGATGGCGGCTCGTTGCCCGGAAAGTTAGCGGATTGCTCTGAGAAAGATCCCGCGTTGAGCGAACTCTACATTGTGGAGGGAGATTCAGCAGGTGGATCTGCGAAACAGGGACGAGACCGCAAGTTTCAGGCGATCTTGCCGCTCAAAGGCAAGATCTTGAACGTGGAGAAAGCACGGTTCGACAAGATGCTTTCCAGCGATGAGATCAGAACGCTCATCATGGCGTTGGGCACCGGGATCGGTCGCAAACGGGAAGAAGGGGACAAGTCGGAGAAGGATGCCTTCGATATCGCAAAGGCCCGCTATCACAAGATCATTCTCATGACCGACGCTGATGTGGACGGCAGTCATATCCGGACGCTGCTGTTGACGTTCTTCTTCCGGCAGATGCCCGAACTCATCGAACGAGGGTATATCTATATCGCGCAACCCCCGCTGTTCAAAGTCAAGAAAGGCAAGACGGAGCGATACCTCAAGGACGAAGGGTTGTTGAACGAGTACCTCGCTGATTTGGCAGTCGAGGATGTTGAGCTCTATATGGAGGGAGCTCAGACCTACGTGACTGGGCGCCGACTCTTGCCCATTTTGAAGAAAATGATTGCCTTCGAAACCTTGCTTGGTCGCCTGAATAAGAAATCACACGAGGCTGCAATACTTCGCGTCTTTGTCGATGAACCTGGGCTGGACCGCGAGCGGCTCAAGGATCGTGCGGCACTTCAACGATCAGTCGAAAACATTACGCAATCGCTGGCTGTGGTGTTCCCGAATATGACCCCGACGTTTGATATCCTCGTGGACGAGGAGCACCAGTCCAACAAGGTCGTCTGCCGGCTGCACATGAGTGGGGTCACGCATGAGCTGGAAGTGACACATGACTTGGTTGGGTCCGCCGACTTTCGGGAACTCCAGAAACTGACGCCCTCTGCGATCGGATTAGGTCGAGCTCCGTACAAGCTGAAGGCCAAGGGTCAGGAAAAGCCGTACCAATCCACCGATGAGTTGGTCAAGGCCATTCTGGATATGGGAAAGCAAGGCCTCAGCATTCAGCGCTACAAAGGCCTCGGCGAAATGAACCCGGGACAGCTCTGGGAAACGACTATGAATCCTGAGATACGGACGCTCTTGAGGGTGACTCTTGAAGATCTCACCGGTGTGGATGAAATCTTTACCATCTTGATGGGCGATGAAGTCGAACCACGGCGAAATTTTATCCAGACCCACGCGCTCGAAGTGCGCAATCTAGACGTGTAG